atgcatagtgttatatacagtattataaactggaccaatgcatagtgttatattacagtattataaactggaccaatgcatagtgttatatacagtattataaactggaccaatgcagttatatacagtattataaactggaccaatgcatagtgttatatacagtattataaactggaccaatgcatagtgttatattacagtattataaactggaccaatgcatagtgttatattacagtattataaactggaccaatgcatattgttatattacagtattataaactggaccaatgcatagtgttgtatacagtattataaactggaccaatgcatagtgttatattacagtattataaactggaccaatgcatagtgttatatacagtattataaactggaccaatgcatagtgttatatacagtattataaactggaccaatgcatagtgttatatacagtattataaactggaccaatgcatagtgttatatacagtattataaactggaccaatgcatagtgttatatacagtattataaactggaccaatgcatagtgttatatacagtattataaactggaccaatgcatagtgttatatacagtattataaactggaccaatgcatagtgttatattacagtattataaactggaccaatgcatagtgttatattacagtattataaactggaccaatacatagtgttatatacagtattataaactggaccaatgcatagtgttatattacagtattataaactggaccaatgcatagtgttatatacagtattataaactggaccaatgcatagtgttatatacagtattataaactggaccaatgcatagtgttatatacagtattataaactggaccaatgcatagtgttatatacagtattataaactggaccaatgcatagtgttatatacagtattataaactggaccaatgcagttatatacagtattataaactgtaccaatgcatagtgttatatacagtattataaactggaccaatacatagtgttatatacagtattataaactggaccaatgcagttatatacagtattataaactggaccaatgcatagtgttatattacagtattataaactggaccaatgcatagtgttatattacagtattataaactggaccaatgcatagtgttatattacagtattataaactggaccaatgcatagtgttatattacagtattataaactggaccaatgcatagtgttatattacagtattataaactggaccaatgcatagtgttatatacagtattataaactggaccaatgcatagtgttatatacagtattataaactggaccaatgcatagtgttatattacagtattataaactggaccaatgcatagtgttatatacagtattataaactggaccaatgcatagtgttatattacagtattataaactggaccaatgcatagtgttatattacagtattataaactggaccaatgcatagtgttatattacagtattataaactggaccaatgcatagtgttatatacagtattataaactggaccaatgcagttatatacagtattataaactggaccaatgcagttatatacagtattataaactggaccaatgcagttatatacagtattataaactggaccaatacatagtgttatatacagtattataaactggaccaatacatagtgttatatacagtattataaactggaccaatacatagtgttatattacagtattataaactggaccaatgcagttatatacagtattataaactggaccaatgcatagtgttatatacagtattataaactggaccaatgcatagtgttatattacagtattataaactggaccaatgcatagtgttatattacagtattataaactggaccaatgcatagtgttatattacagtattataaactggaccaatgcatagtgttatattacagtattataaactggaccaatgcatagtgttatatacagtattataaactggaccaatgcatagtgttatatacagtattataaactggaccaatgcatagtgttatattacagtattataaactggaccaatgcatagtgttatattacagtattataaactggaccaatgcatagtgttatattacagtattataaactggaccaatgcatagtgttatattacagtattataaactggaccaatgcatagtgttatattacagtattataaactggaccaatgcatagtgttatattacagtattataaactggaccaatgcatagtgttatatacagtattataaactggaccaatgcatagtgttatatacagtattataaactggaccaatgcatagtgttatattacagtattataaactggaccaatgcatagtgttatattacagtattataaactggaccaatgcatagtgttatattacagtattataaactggaccaatgcatagtgttatatacagtattataaactggaccaatgcatagtgttatattacagtattataaactggaccaatgcatagtgttatattacagtattataaactggaccaatgcatagtgttatattacagtattataaactggaccaatacatagtgttatatacagtattataaactgtaccaatgcatagtgttatatacagtattataaactggaccaatgcatagtgttatatacagtattgtaaactggaccaatgcagttatatacagtattataaactggaccaatgcagttatatacagtattataaactggaccaatgcagttatatacagtattataaactggaccaatacatagtgttatatacagtattataaactggaccaatacatagtgttatattacagtattataaactggaccaatgcagttatatacagtattataaactggaccaatgcagttatatacagtattataaactggaccaatacatagtgttatatacagtattataaactggaccaatacatagtgttatattacagtattataaactggaccaatgcagttatatacagtattataaactggaccaatacatagtgttatattacagtattataaactggaccaatgcatagtgttatatacagtattataaactggaccaatgcatagtgttatattacagtattataaactggaccaatgcatagtgttatattacagtattataaactggaccTATACatagtgttatatacagtattataaactgggtggttcgagctctGAATGGTGATTGggtgacagccgtggtataccacgggtatgacaaaacatttattttttctgctctaattacgttggttaccagtttataatagcaataaggcaccttgggggtttgtggtatatggccaatatacaacggctaatggctgtatccaggcagtccgcgttgcgtcgtgaataagaacagcccttagccgtggtatattggccgtaTGCCACacccccctcgggccttattgcttaagtatagcaTATAACATAGAAGACAAGAGTTGTATGTCCTCATCGTTTTCCTCCTGTGTTTAACCCCTGTAATGTTGTCAttgaaacagcagagggtgccaGCTCAGACCGAGACAGACCgttccactgctcccagtgtggtaAGAGGTTCACAGCACCAAGCAGCCTGAAGACACACATTCAGAGACACAGCGGAGAGAAACCCCACCGGTGCTCTGTCTGTGGGAAGCGCTTCCTGCGATCCACAGACCTGAAGAGACACCAGATGACCCACAAAGGTAATAGAGACCCACACACCTGGCGTCTCTCCTCACACACCTGGCGCCTCTCCCCACACACCTGGCGCCTCTCCTCACACACCTGGTGCCTCTCCTCACACACCTGGCGTCTCTCCTCACACACCTGGCGCCTCTCCTCACACACCTGGCGTCTCTCCTGACACACCTGGCGTCTCTCCTGACACACCTGGCACCTCTCCCCACACACCTGGCACCTCTCCTGACACACCTGGCGTCTCTCCTCACACACCTGGCGCCTCTCCTCACACACCTGGCGTCTCTCCTCACACACCTGGCGTCTCTCCTGACACACCTGGCGTCTCTCCTGACACACCTGGCACCTCTCCCCACACACCTGGCACCTCTCCCCACACACCTGGCGCCTCTCCTCACACACCTGGCGTCTCTCCTGACACACCTGGCGTCTCTCCTGACACACCTGACACCTCTCCCCACACACCTGGCGCCTCTCCTCACACACCTGGCGTCTCTCCTCACACACCTGAGATCTCTGCTGGAACACTGACATTGGTGTCTTGAAGAAACACTGACATTGGTGTCTTGAAGAAACACTGACATTGGTGTCTGTTTATCAGTTAAATAAGTTGATCTATACGGTGTAGtggcatttccatgtaaaaggacccatgagcaccaacatgtgaagttcattgGAGCACGTCAAATGAAAGCAAAGAGTCTATATTTTTAAGAAATTAAGGCATTTATACATTTGAACCATTTTCCATCCCAAACAattggaataagcaaaggctttgatttatttttaaacagatggaaaaggggtctacCAGAAAAAATATTAAAAGCTATTAGAAATACAtgaaaacacaataatgttgaagtaaaaaccctgccaactaatatcaacccTTATATTTAGTTTAGGTAAAAAACTGTCTGCCTTCtctgtttaagaaacattgccttgtgccttaaaaacccacatatctttcagatattttcacatttctctctctcatgaGGAGGggggataatgaaagttcacagaagtaacaagtaatggtagacctatcaattagttatAGTGATTTGACTGGTATCAAATTTGTTTATGAATGATTAAAACTCGAAATTCTTTTACCCAAAAAAAAAGTAGGTAACAGAATTTCTGCAATTGAAtaggctacaatgggaaatcatagtagtcacaaaccacagttggttcacctgctactgtccttccTTCCACTGGtgtactgttatgttcagctcatagggcagggttcttcaattccggtcctggagggccgaaacacctctgtttttcatcctctccttctaatcaggggctaattcagacctgggacaccaggtgagtgcaattaactaccaggtagaaataaaaaacagaagtgtttcggccctccaggaccggaattgaagaaccctgtcatagggtctcctgctactgtccttccTTCCACGGACAttctgttatgttcagctcataactgtcTGGACCACTCCCCCCCTCAAGTCTGGaccacccccccctctccctccctccctccctccccccctctcctctccctccctcccccctctcctctccctccctccccccctcctctccctccctcccccctcctctccctccctccctccccctctcctctccctccctccccctccctccatccccctctcctctccctcccccctctccctctcctctcctctccctgccctctccctccctccctccctcctccctccttccctctcctctccctccctctcctctccctctcctcccccctctccctctcccccctctccctccccctctctccctccccctctctctcccccctctctctccctccctcccctctctctccctccctctccccctgaactctactgtactgaactctattgtactctactctactgtcctttgatatccaaacttgtgaaacataacCGTCTATGATTGGTGCAGATTTGGTCCGGTTTGGACCAAACAAATGTGGTCTTGTTTTGTTgcagagctcattaaaataatagccagtgtgtagaataacaCCCGAATATGTAAAGGAGGATATTGTATATTTCTACCTTTGCGttcctattcaggatacatcaccatgaagagcaTGCCATTCATATCCatcattatgcatttctgtgttgTACAGATCAGGAATCCATGATGAAATTACGTTACTGCAATTCTGTTactgggtgtaaatccacttcactcacttctttcaaactcaaggtgcccAATTCTTTCTGCAGAGTTTTGGAAAATGTGGTTacataaaaaactgagggagattttacaaaaattctgttacttaactttgcatctgcacagttcttccagtaaatgtgtttttgtcaaatgttctgtgtaaattgttaaaagtagtcattgtgcatagagttgtatggtttgttaaactttgaaatcaatggtttttgttcaGCATACATTTTACGTGAAAAGTCAGTCTCCATTCCGTTAAAATGGAATTGGCCATTGGTGCATAATACTGTATATGTACTGTTGGTGTGctgttctctcctctgtgtcctgcAGCGTTTTAACCCCTGTAATGTTGTCATTAAAGCAGTCACCTCAGACAGACCGTACATCTGTTCTGAGTGTGGCAAGACGTTCACCTCGCCGACCAGCCTGAGGATCCACATGAAGATCCACAGCGAAGACAAACCCCACCAGTGTTCCGTCTGCGGGAAGCGCTTCCTGTGGTTATGTGTTCTGAAGAGACACCAGGTGGTGCACAAAGGTGAGGGAAACACCTGAAGTCTCTGCTGGAAGACTGTCCTGTGTGGCTCGTTGATACAACATGACCTTTGCAAGCCCAGGATTGCGTTCAAAATGACAGAACGGTGTGCAACGTTGAATTCAACGGAAACAGTACTGTACGACCAGTTGTGATTATGGAGGCTCAGAGGACAGTTAGCATAGGGTGTGATTATGGCGGCTCAGAGGACAGTTAGCATAGGGTGTGATTATGGAGGCTCAGAGGACAGTTAGCATAGGGTGTGATTATGGTGGCTCAGAGGACAGTTAGCATAGGGTGTGATTATGGAGGCTCAGAGGACAGTTAGCATAGGGTGTGATTATGGAGGCTCAGAGGACAGTTACCACAGGGTGTAGGTCTACTGTATGTGTACAGCTGCTGCTTGCTGTTCTCTCTTCTGTCTTGATGTGTTTTAATCCCTGTGATGTTGTCATTGAAACAGAGAGCGCCATCTCTGACCCAGACAGCCCAGTGGATCCTGAACAAGGGCAGAAGCCGTACCCTAACCCTGAAAGACTGTATCTCTGCTCAGAGTGTGGCaagaggttcaccacagcaccGTTACTGAAGTCACACATGAAGACGCACAGTGGAGAGATACACCACCAGTGCTCCGTCTGCGGGAAGTGTTTCCTGCGATTCCAGGACCTCAAGAGACACCAGGAGATCCACAAAGGTGAGAgagacccccacacacacacacgagtcgCACACTGTAGCAAACGTTTTGCAACGTAGCAAAAGGTTCTGCAACGGAAACCGTTAACTTCCGAAAGGAAAACGTTTTGTGCCAAaattctattggacaaattcaggtaggtccccctccattttgttttgtttgcttCCATTTTGTTTCTAGTGAATAACACCCCTGAAGTCTCTGTTCACACACCTGAGTCATATTCATTAGGAACCAAACAGAAACAAATGGGGGGAGGGACTATCCAATAATAAAACGCTTGTTTTCGTTTTCCGTTAGcgaaacattttgctacggtgtgcagtAATGAACAGGACCCTGAGATCTCTGCTGGAAGACAGGTGACTTGAAGAAACATCAACATAACCACACCAGTGCCTCTTTCAGTAAATTAGCTGGGTATTATGTGTATTCATCTGGAATAAACAGTCTTTTATTGACAATGCAGCATTTTAACCCCTGTAATGTTGTCATTGAAGGGGGCGCCAACTCTGACGCAGACAGCTCAGGGGAACTAGATCCGGAGAGACCGTTCCCCTGCTCTGTGTGTGGTAAGAGGTTCACCGCAGCCTTCAGACTTAAGGCACACATGAAGATCCACAGCGGAGAGAAACCCCACCAGTGCTCCGTCTGTGGCAAGGCCTTCCTTCGACCCTACGACCTTAAAAGACACCTGGTGACCCATAAAGGTGAGAGGAACACCAGGTTGGAGTTGTGCTTGCTATCCTCATCATTCTCCTCTGCGTTTTAACCCTTATAATGTTGTCATTGAAACAGGAGAGGGCACCAGCTCTGACCCTGACAGCCCAGGGGACCCTGACCAGGGGCTGAAACCGTATTTCTGCTCCCAGTGTGGTAAGAGGTTCACCGCAGCCAGCAGCCTGAAGACACACATGATGACGCACATAGGAAAGAAACCCCACCAGTGCTCCGTCTGTGGGAAGTGTTTCCTGCGATTCCAGGACCTGAAGAGACACCAGGTGATCCACAAAGGTAAGAGAGACCCACACACCTGGGTCGTGTTCACTAGGGAACCACACTGAAGCAAACGGgcagaaacagggagggactatcaGATCttttccaataagaaacgctttgTTTGTGTTACGGTGTGCACCGATTCATTTCTCCTCTCCGTCTTGCAGTGTTTTAACCCTTGTAATGTTGTCATTAAAACAGGAGAGGGCGCCAGCACAGAGAAACCCCACCAGTGCTCTGTCTGCGAGGAGAGTTTCTTGAAGCTCGACGACTTGAACATTCATGTGACgatccacacaggagagaagaccAAGCACATCTGCCAACCTTGTGGGAAGACCTTC
Above is a genomic segment from Coregonus clupeaformis isolate EN_2021a unplaced genomic scaffold, ASM2061545v1 scaf0087, whole genome shotgun sequence containing:
- the LOC121557812 gene encoding gastrula zinc finger protein XlCGF57.1 — encoded protein: MTHKAVTSDRPYICSECGKTFTSPTSLRIHMKIHSEDKPHQCSVCGKRFLWLCVLKRHQVVHKESAISDPDSPVDPEQGQKPYPNPERLYLCSECGKRFTTAPLLKSHMKTHSGEIHHQCSVCGKCFLRFQDLKRHQEIHKGGANSDADSSGELDPERPFPCSVCGKRFTAAFRLKAHMKIHSGEKPHQCSVCGKAFLRPYDLKRHLVTHKGEGTSSDPDSPGDPDQGLKPYFCSQCGKRFTAASSLKTHMMTHIGKKPHQCSVCGKCFLRFQDLKRHQVIHKGEGASTEKPHQCSVCEESFLKLDDLNIHVTIHTGEKTKHICQPCGKTFTLLQDLKTHQRSHTGEKPYHCSKCPVSFGNLLEYREHKQTHNNKKPYLCDQCGQTFTHFYTLKTHRSIHTGENLLHCSYCGRGFTQKTSLATHILTHTKEKPHSCSVCGQRFARSESLKKHKRIHMEEVRHHMCECGKSFPDMKRLEVHARMHYKSLEKKYCCSYCGRTFLRDGDLKSHQRTHTGEKPFVCATCGKSFAQSGNLRVHQIKHTKERPYPCTVCDKGFTTSGSLKVHMRRFHTGEKPYVCSLCGKGFIVPKALKTHQQKHMKETTV